The following coding sequences lie in one Mesorhizobium sp. NZP2298 genomic window:
- a CDS encoding amino acid ABC transporter permease, which yields MSLIDTFFNADVIASSLPALLRGFLNTLLLGLLSIGIGIPIGLVISLLRLYAPKPLRWLAVGYTDIFRALPVLVVLILIYYALPFLGIRLSSWASAVTAFAIIMSAYSAEVFRSGIESIPRGQFEASQALGLPFLLTLRKVVLPQAVRVVIPPMTSNCVSMFKDTSLASTVALPELLKEATNAQSLYANPSPLIGAALVYLIFLWPMVRLVSLLEARFKTEKTR from the coding sequence ATGTCGCTGATCGACACCTTCTTCAACGCCGACGTCATCGCGTCGAGCCTTCCTGCGCTGCTGCGCGGATTCCTGAACACGCTGCTGCTCGGACTGCTCAGCATCGGCATCGGCATTCCTATCGGCCTGGTGATCAGCCTGCTGCGGCTCTATGCGCCGAAGCCGCTGCGATGGCTGGCGGTCGGCTATACCGACATTTTCCGCGCCTTGCCGGTGCTGGTGGTGCTGATCCTGATCTACTACGCGCTGCCCTTCCTCGGCATCCGCCTGTCGTCCTGGGCGTCCGCGGTGACGGCGTTCGCCATCATCATGTCGGCCTATTCGGCGGAAGTTTTCCGATCCGGCATAGAGAGCATTCCGCGCGGCCAGTTCGAAGCTTCGCAAGCGCTCGGCCTGCCGTTCCTTTTGACCTTGCGCAAGGTGGTGCTGCCGCAGGCCGTGCGCGTGGTCATCCCGCCGATGACCAGCAACTGCGTCTCGATGTTCAAGGACACCTCGCTCGCCTCGACCGTGGCGCTGCCGGAACTCTTGAAGGAAGCGACCAACGCGCAGTCGCTCTACGCCAATCCCTCGCCGCTGATCGGCGCGGCACTCGTCTATCTCATCTTCCTCTGGCCGATGGTCCGCCTCGTCAGCCTGCTTGAAGCCCGCTTCAAGACCGAAAAGACGCGCTGA
- a CDS encoding MarR family winged helix-turn-helix transcriptional regulator yields MVAGPLPAPSGPGKDRLRLWIRLLRASRTIEAELRERLKKEFDTTLPRFDVMAALYRAPEGMLMSDLSRFLLVSNGNVTGIVDRLVSEGLVARARRNGDRRTSMVRLTEEGTKSFATIAAAHEGWIGELLGKVSEEDARRLTGMLTSFRSNWEGRE; encoded by the coding sequence ATGGTAGCCGGCCCGCTGCCCGCACCGTCGGGACCCGGCAAGGACAGGCTGCGCCTGTGGATCAGGCTGCTGCGTGCCTCGCGCACGATCGAGGCCGAACTGCGGGAGCGCCTGAAGAAAGAATTCGATACGACCTTGCCGCGCTTCGATGTGATGGCAGCACTCTACCGCGCCCCCGAAGGCATGCTGATGAGCGACCTGTCGCGCTTCCTGCTGGTCTCCAACGGCAATGTCACCGGCATTGTCGATCGGCTGGTTTCGGAAGGGCTGGTCGCCCGCGCCCGCCGCAATGGCGACCGCCGCACCTCCATGGTGCGGCTGACGGAGGAAGGCACCAAATCCTTCGCCACCATCGCCGCGGCGCATGAGGGCTGGATCGGTGAATTGCTGGGCAAGGTCAGCGAGGAAGATGCGCGCCGGCTGACCGGCATGCTGACCTCGTTCCGCAGCAACTGGGAGGGACGCGAATGA
- a CDS encoding HpcH/HpaI aldolase family protein → MSEFRQKCIGKTNLVGSFAAIPHPVAVEVMALSGLDFLCIDWEHAQISRDMIETMVRAADVHRVPAMVRVPGHAPEAIQAALDSGAQGVLVPRVSTAAEAAMAAKASRYPPLGERGVGPGRAAGYGYRIPEYLAGANDRTVVAVQVETAAGLANIEAIAAVDGVDVIFVGPGDLSVSIDAIGPQGADKLNAAIRTIIAATIAHGKTSGIFCASPQTIGRWAAIGASFFVLASDTMFLGAGAAANFAAARDELA, encoded by the coding sequence ATGAGCGAGTTCCGCCAGAAATGCATCGGCAAGACGAACCTCGTCGGTTCCTTTGCCGCCATTCCCCATCCCGTTGCGGTCGAAGTGATGGCGCTATCCGGCCTCGACTTCCTCTGCATCGACTGGGAGCATGCCCAGATTTCGCGCGACATGATCGAGACCATGGTGCGAGCCGCCGATGTGCATCGCGTGCCGGCGATGGTGCGCGTTCCCGGCCATGCGCCGGAGGCGATCCAGGCGGCGCTGGACAGTGGCGCGCAAGGCGTGCTGGTGCCGCGCGTCTCGACCGCCGCCGAGGCGGCGATGGCCGCCAAAGCCTCGCGCTATCCGCCGTTGGGCGAGCGCGGCGTCGGACCCGGCCGGGCCGCGGGCTATGGCTATCGCATTCCCGAATATCTTGCCGGCGCCAACGACAGAACCGTCGTTGCGGTCCAGGTCGAGACTGCGGCGGGGCTCGCCAACATCGAGGCGATCGCGGCGGTCGACGGCGTCGACGTGATCTTCGTCGGCCCTGGCGACCTTTCGGTGTCGATCGACGCGATCGGACCGCAAGGCGCCGACAAGCTCAATGCGGCGATCCGGACGATCATTGCCGCTACGATCGCACATGGAAAGACATCAGGCATATTTTGCGCCAGCCCACAGACGATCGGCCGTTGGGCAGCCATCGGTGCGAGTTTCTTCGTGCTGGCCAGTGACACGATGTTTCTGGGCGCCGGCGCGGCGGCCAACTTTGCCGCGGCGCGCGACGAATTGGCATGA
- a CDS encoding pyridoxal phosphate-dependent aminotransferase — MLPQSSSSARYAFDGVRAQIRDLHTENIANLAVRARELGDVIALWYGEGDMVTPAFIRDAAKAAFDEGQTFYVPNMRGLGALNEALSEYQTRIHRRPIPITRTTVTPGGMQALYLALELLVDTGTNVVYVAPQWPNIHNAIHLIGGEPRPFSLDFEGDWRLDLDRLFASCDARTRAIFLSTPSNPTGWTASAEEMRALLDFSRRTGIWIISDEVYGRLYLDGDVAPSILQIAEDGDRVLSVNSFSKAWAMTGWRIGWLTHPSGVADQLGAMTQYVNSGTAAPIQAGAVAAIRQGEPLVEEIRQRIRTGLDLAYIRLAQIPGVILPTKPRGGMYAFFAMEGESDASRACAKILETARVGLAPGHLFGSSATAFLRMCVCRDRDQIATALDRMVAAMN; from the coding sequence ATGCTGCCCCAGTCATCGTCCAGCGCGCGCTATGCTTTCGATGGCGTACGCGCGCAGATTCGTGATCTCCATACCGAAAACATCGCCAACCTTGCCGTGCGCGCGCGTGAATTGGGCGACGTCATCGCGCTCTGGTACGGCGAAGGCGACATGGTGACGCCCGCCTTCATCCGCGACGCCGCCAAGGCGGCCTTCGACGAAGGTCAGACTTTCTACGTGCCCAACATGCGCGGGCTCGGAGCTCTGAATGAAGCGCTGTCGGAGTACCAGACGCGCATCCACCGCCGGCCGATCCCGATCACACGGACCACCGTCACGCCGGGCGGCATGCAGGCGCTATACCTTGCACTGGAACTGCTGGTCGATACCGGCACAAACGTCGTCTACGTCGCGCCGCAATGGCCTAACATCCACAACGCAATCCACCTGATCGGCGGCGAACCGCGACCATTTTCGCTCGACTTCGAGGGTGACTGGCGTCTCGACCTCGACAGGCTGTTCGCAAGCTGCGACGCCCGCACCCGCGCCATCTTCCTGTCGACGCCGTCCAACCCGACCGGCTGGACCGCCTCGGCCGAGGAGATGCGGGCCCTGCTCGATTTCAGCCGGCGCACCGGCATCTGGATCATTTCCGACGAGGTCTATGGCCGGCTCTATCTCGACGGCGACGTCGCGCCCTCGATCCTGCAAATCGCCGAGGACGGCGACCGGGTGCTGTCGGTCAACAGTTTCTCCAAGGCCTGGGCCATGACCGGCTGGCGCATCGGCTGGCTGACGCATCCATCGGGAGTGGCCGACCAGCTCGGCGCCATGACCCAATACGTCAACAGCGGCACTGCCGCTCCTATCCAGGCTGGCGCCGTTGCCGCAATTCGCCAGGGCGAGCCACTGGTCGAAGAAATCCGGCAGCGGATCAGGACCGGCCTCGACCTCGCCTATATCAGGCTGGCACAGATTCCGGGCGTCATTTTGCCGACGAAACCGCGTGGCGGCATGTATGCCTTCTTTGCCATGGAAGGCGAAAGCGATGCCAGTCGCGCCTGCGCCAAAATCCTGGAGACGGCGCGTGTCGGGCTGGCGCCCGGCCATCTCTTTGGAAGCTCGGCAACGGCATTCCTGCGCATGTGCGTCTGCCGTGACCGCGACCAGATAGCGACCGCGCTCGACCGCATGGTCGCTGCCATGAATTGA
- a CDS encoding SDR family NAD(P)-dependent oxidoreductase, giving the protein MTAATAISGKHALVTGGGSGVGRAIALALAGAGINVTICGRREAELAKVAGESEGIFGIAADVTSEASMASLYETAQAARGAFDIVVANAGMAGSMPAHKTALADWQKTLDVNLTGAFLTVKPALAGMAARKAGRIVFIASTAGLKGYAYVAPYVAAKHGVVGLMRALAAETAKSGVTVNAVCPGFVETDMLEESIQRIVEKTGRSAGEARASLASTNPQGRFIQPQEIAAAVLWLCGDAAASITGQAISISGGETW; this is encoded by the coding sequence ATGACGGCCGCAACAGCGATCTCCGGCAAGCATGCGCTGGTCACCGGCGGCGGCTCCGGCGTCGGCCGGGCCATCGCGCTGGCACTGGCTGGCGCTGGCATCAATGTGACCATCTGCGGCCGCCGTGAAGCAGAACTCGCAAAAGTTGCCGGCGAAAGCGAAGGCATTTTCGGCATCGCTGCCGATGTCACCAGCGAGGCATCCATGGCCTCGCTCTACGAGACGGCGCAAGCCGCGCGCGGGGCCTTCGACATCGTCGTCGCCAATGCCGGCATGGCCGGCAGCATGCCGGCGCACAAGACCGCGCTGGCCGACTGGCAGAAGACGCTCGACGTCAACCTGACCGGCGCCTTCCTGACTGTGAAGCCAGCGCTGGCCGGGATGGCCGCGCGCAAGGCAGGCCGCATCGTGTTTATCGCTTCGACGGCGGGATTGAAGGGCTACGCCTATGTCGCGCCTTACGTCGCGGCCAAGCATGGCGTCGTCGGCCTGATGCGGGCGCTTGCCGCCGAGACGGCGAAATCCGGCGTCACCGTCAACGCCGTGTGCCCGGGCTTCGTCGAGACCGACATGCTGGAGGAGTCCATCCAACGCATCGTCGAAAAGACCGGTCGCTCGGCCGGTGAGGCGCGGGCAAGCTTAGCCTCGACCAATCCGCAAGGCCGCTTCATCCAGCCGCAAGAGATCGCCGCCGCCGTGCTGTGGCTGTGCGGCGACGCGGCGGCATCGATCACCGGACAGGCAATTTCGATCTCAGGAGGCGAGACATGGTAG
- a CDS encoding enoyl-CoA hydratase family protein produces MTGMAGLKPKHFLWEVEGRIAKVRLDRPERKNPLTFDSYAELRDTFRDLVYADDIDAVVFLSNGGNFCSGGDVHDIIGPLVKMDMKQLLAFTRMTGDFVKAMLNCGKPIIAAVDGVAVGAGAIIAMSSDIRIATPEAKTAFLFTRVGLAGCDMGACAILPRIIGQGRAAELLYTGRTMTAAEGERWGFYNRLVDAASLEADALDMAARIVSGPTFAHGITKTQLNQEWSMGLDQAIEAEAQAQAICMQTRDFERAYKAFVAKEKPVFEGN; encoded by the coding sequence ATGACCGGGATGGCCGGCCTCAAGCCGAAGCATTTCCTGTGGGAGGTCGAGGGCAGGATCGCGAAGGTCCGGCTCGACCGGCCGGAGCGCAAGAACCCGCTGACCTTCGACAGCTATGCCGAGTTACGCGATACGTTCCGCGACCTTGTCTATGCCGACGATATCGACGCCGTGGTGTTCCTCTCCAATGGCGGCAATTTCTGCTCCGGCGGCGATGTCCACGACATTATCGGCCCGCTGGTCAAGATGGACATGAAGCAGCTCCTCGCCTTCACCCGCATGACCGGCGATTTCGTCAAGGCGATGCTGAATTGCGGCAAGCCGATCATCGCGGCTGTCGACGGTGTGGCGGTCGGCGCCGGCGCCATCATCGCCATGAGTTCCGATATCCGCATCGCCACGCCGGAAGCCAAGACCGCCTTCCTGTTCACCCGCGTCGGCCTCGCCGGCTGCGACATGGGCGCCTGCGCGATCCTGCCGCGCATCATCGGCCAGGGCCGTGCCGCCGAACTGCTCTACACCGGCCGCACCATGACGGCGGCCGAGGGCGAGCGCTGGGGCTTCTACAACAGGCTGGTCGATGCCGCATCGCTCGAGGCCGACGCGCTCGACATGGCAGCGCGCATCGTCTCCGGTCCGACCTTCGCCCATGGCATCACCAAGACGCAACTCAACCAGGAATGGTCGATGGGCCTCGATCAGGCGATCGAGGCGGAAGCACAGGCGCAAGCGATCTGCATGCAGACACGCGACTTCGAACGTGCCTACAAGGCGTTCGTGGCCAAGGAAAAGCCGGTGTTCGAGGGCAATTGA
- a CDS encoding LLM class flavin-dependent oxidoreductase yields the protein MIKAHPLHGSNKLKLGVFSTNADGGLAITDVSERWTASWQDNLTAAQIADRAGLEFLLPIARWRGFGGRNKVREWSFETFTWAAALSVATEQIGLFMTVHVPLVHPLYAAKALATVDHISQGRAGLNIVCGWNPKEFGMFGTPLVEKGYDQAAEWIEILEKLYASTEPLDYEGTYYRLKEAVSRPASLQIPRPVTMNAAFGGPGRDFAAARCDYLFTTFSEMSDAGKHVADIRERADKVGRDVGVYTVAHVVCRPTMEEAQAYYTRYAVDLADHDAVDAHMAGKKEFSRSHDPHAYDRYRQRFAGGAGTYPLIGTPETIAADMAAIAGHGYQGIALSFVNYTQELPYFCDHVLPLLRQAGLRG from the coding sequence ATGATCAAAGCGCATCCCCTGCACGGTTCGAACAAACTGAAACTCGGCGTCTTTTCGACCAATGCCGATGGCGGGCTTGCCATCACCGATGTGTCGGAACGCTGGACGGCGAGTTGGCAGGACAATCTGACGGCGGCGCAAATCGCCGATCGTGCCGGGCTGGAGTTTCTGCTGCCGATCGCGCGCTGGCGCGGCTTTGGCGGCCGCAACAAGGTGCGCGAATGGTCGTTCGAGACCTTCACCTGGGCGGCGGCGCTTAGCGTCGCCACAGAGCAGATCGGCCTGTTCATGACCGTGCATGTGCCGCTGGTGCATCCGCTCTATGCCGCCAAGGCGCTGGCGACGGTCGACCACATCAGCCAGGGCCGCGCCGGCCTCAACATCGTCTGCGGCTGGAACCCGAAGGAATTCGGCATGTTCGGCACGCCGCTCGTCGAAAAGGGCTACGACCAGGCGGCCGAATGGATCGAAATCCTCGAAAAGCTTTATGCCTCTACCGAGCCTCTCGACTATGAAGGCACCTACTATCGTCTCAAGGAAGCGGTCAGTCGGCCAGCCAGTTTGCAGATCCCGCGTCCGGTGACCATGAATGCCGCATTCGGCGGTCCGGGCCGCGATTTCGCCGCCGCCCGGTGCGACTATCTGTTCACGACCTTTTCCGAAATGAGCGATGCCGGCAAACATGTCGCCGACATCCGCGAACGGGCCGACAAGGTCGGCCGTGATGTCGGCGTCTATACGGTGGCGCATGTCGTCTGCCGCCCGACGATGGAAGAGGCGCAGGCCTATTACACGCGCTACGCGGTCGATCTGGCCGACCATGACGCGGTCGATGCCCATATGGCCGGCAAGAAGGAATTCTCGCGGTCGCACGACCCGCACGCCTATGACCGCTACCGCCAGCGCTTCGCCGGCGGCGCCGGCACCTATCCCCTGATCGGAACCCCGGAAACGATTGCCGCCGACATGGCCGCCATTGCCGGGCACGGCTATCAGGGCATCGCGCTTTCCTTCGTCAACTACACGCAGGAGCTGCCCTATTTCTGCGATCACGTTCTGCCGCTGCTGAGGCAGGCAGGCCTTCGCGGGTAA
- a CDS encoding RidA family protein, which translates to MHEVLQPEGWAKPVGYANGVAARGRLIFVGGQVGWNGQCQFETDDFVGQVKQTLENIVAVLAEADATPQHITSMTWYFTDKAEYLANLRGIGEAYREVIGRHFPAMAAMQVVALVEDRAKVEIQATAVIPD; encoded by the coding sequence ATGCACGAGGTTCTGCAGCCTGAAGGCTGGGCCAAACCGGTCGGCTACGCCAATGGCGTCGCGGCGCGTGGGCGTCTCATCTTCGTCGGCGGACAGGTCGGCTGGAACGGGCAATGCCAGTTCGAGACCGACGACTTTGTCGGCCAGGTGAAACAGACACTGGAGAACATCGTGGCGGTGCTGGCGGAGGCAGACGCCACGCCTCAGCACATCACCTCGATGACCTGGTATTTCACCGACAAAGCCGAATATCTGGCCAATCTCAGGGGCATCGGCGAAGCCTATCGCGAGGTGATCGGCCGGCATTTTCCGGCGATGGCCGCCATGCAGGTGGTGGCACTGGTCGAGGACCGCGCCAAGGTGGAAATCCAGGCGACCGCGGTCATACCGGATTAA
- a CDS encoding ABC transporter substrate-binding protein: MKLTRRNLILLAAAVGIAAGPATAYAADVLNVGAYPTNPPFEYKNESGTFEGFEVDIVNEAAKRIGMTTDIADLGFQALFAATTSKRIDVAISSITITPERLKSQSFTQPYYDSDMGIATKTDSAVNTEADLKGKIVGVLSGSTGETWVKAHQEADGFSDVKGYDTQQNLLLDLSAGRVDAAVSDIPGMEYSFTKMKDLKVKQRIKTGEQYGLMMTKDHPLLGKLNDALTAMKKDGTLAAIHKKWFGSDAPADSSTVKEMPMPKA; encoded by the coding sequence ATGAAGCTCACCCGTCGCAATCTGATCCTGCTCGCCGCCGCCGTCGGCATCGCCGCCGGCCCCGCCACCGCCTATGCCGCCGATGTGCTCAATGTCGGCGCCTACCCGACCAATCCGCCCTTCGAATACAAGAACGAGAGCGGCACTTTCGAGGGCTTTGAAGTCGATATCGTCAACGAAGCGGCCAAGCGCATCGGCATGACCACCGACATCGCCGACCTCGGCTTCCAGGCGCTGTTCGCGGCCACCACCTCGAAGCGTATCGATGTCGCCATCTCCTCGATCACCATCACCCCGGAGCGGCTGAAGTCGCAGTCCTTTACCCAGCCCTACTATGATTCCGACATGGGCATCGCCACCAAGACCGATAGCGCTGTTAACACCGAGGCCGACCTCAAGGGCAAGATCGTCGGCGTGCTGTCCGGCTCGACCGGCGAGACCTGGGTCAAGGCGCATCAGGAAGCCGATGGCTTCAGCGACGTGAAGGGCTATGACACCCAGCAGAACCTTTTGCTCGACCTCAGCGCAGGCCGCGTCGACGCCGCCGTCAGCGACATTCCGGGCATGGAATACTCCTTCACCAAGATGAAGGACCTGAAGGTGAAGCAGCGCATCAAGACCGGCGAACAGTACGGACTGATGATGACCAAGGACCACCCGCTGCTCGGCAAGCTCAACGACGCGCTGACGGCGATGAAGAAAGACGGCACGCTGGCCGCGATCCACAAGAAGTGGTTCGGTAGCGACGCGCCGGCCGACTCGTCGACCGTCAAGGAAATGCCGATGCCGAAGGCCTGA
- a CDS encoding acyl-CoA dehydrogenase family protein: MADKSFLNWPFFEDRHRELAERLEAWCAKNLPVDHHDVDAACRELVAKLGQDGWLKPTAVDTDNPGPLDVRTLCITRETLARHDGLADFAFAMQGLGTGALSLFGTSNQQQWLAKTRAGKAISAFALSEPRSGSDVANTEMTATRDGDSYILTGEKTWISNGGIADLYVVFARTGEAPGAKGLSAFLVPGDAKGLGIAERLEVIAPHPLARLSFDKVRLPAAALIGKPGDGFRIAMSVLDVFRSTVGAAALGFARRALDESIKRVAERKLFGAPMAELQMVQGHVADMALDVDAAALLIYRAAWTKDMGAARVTREAAMAKLFATDKAQEVIDRAVQLHGGDGVRKGHIVESLYREIRALRIYEGASDVQKVVIARQVMSAG, encoded by the coding sequence ATGGCTGACAAGAGTTTCCTCAACTGGCCGTTCTTCGAAGACCGTCATCGCGAGTTGGCCGAGCGTCTGGAAGCATGGTGCGCGAAGAACCTGCCGGTCGATCACCATGATGTCGATGCCGCCTGCCGCGAACTGGTGGCAAAGCTTGGCCAGGACGGCTGGCTGAAGCCGACGGCTGTTGACACCGACAATCCGGGGCCGCTCGACGTACGCACCTTGTGCATCACGCGCGAGACGCTGGCGCGCCATGACGGGCTCGCCGATTTCGCCTTCGCCATGCAGGGACTGGGCACAGGAGCGCTCAGCCTGTTCGGCACATCGAACCAGCAGCAATGGCTGGCCAAGACGCGTGCCGGCAAGGCGATCTCGGCCTTTGCCCTGTCGGAGCCACGGTCGGGATCGGATGTCGCCAACACCGAGATGACGGCGACCCGTGATGGCGACAGCTACATCCTGACAGGTGAGAAGACCTGGATTTCCAATGGTGGCATCGCCGATCTCTATGTCGTCTTTGCCCGCACCGGCGAGGCGCCGGGCGCCAAGGGGCTGTCCGCCTTTCTGGTGCCAGGCGACGCCAAGGGCCTTGGCATCGCCGAACGTCTCGAAGTGATCGCGCCGCATCCGTTGGCGCGGCTGTCCTTCGACAAGGTCCGCCTGCCCGCCGCCGCACTGATCGGCAAGCCCGGCGACGGCTTCCGCATCGCCATGTCGGTGCTCGACGTGTTCCGCTCGACGGTCGGCGCGGCGGCGCTCGGCTTTGCCCGCCGGGCACTCGATGAAAGCATCAAAAGGGTGGCCGAGCGCAAACTGTTCGGCGCGCCGATGGCCGAATTGCAGATGGTGCAGGGACATGTCGCCGACATGGCCCTCGACGTCGACGCGGCGGCGCTCCTGATCTACCGCGCCGCCTGGACCAAGGACATGGGCGCGGCGCGGGTGACACGCGAGGCGGCCATGGCCAAGCTGTTCGCCACCGACAAGGCGCAAGAGGTGATCGACAGAGCGGTGCAGTTGCATGGCGGCGACGGCGTCCGCAAAGGCCATATCGTCGAGAGCCTGTATCGCGAGATTCGCGCACTGCGCATCTATGAGGGTGCATCCGACGTGCAGAAAGTGGTCATCGCCAGGCAAGTTATGAGCGCGGGCTGA
- a CDS encoding bifunctional salicylyl-CoA 5-hydroxylase/oxidoreductase has product MKVAVLGGGPAGLYFAISMKLRDAAHDVTVFERNRADDTFGWGVVLSAETLENLAKNDPVSAVWIKKHFAYWDDIAVIHDGVRTVSSGHGFCGIGRKRLLILLQRRARELGVKLMFETDIADPRPYMETHDLVVAADGLNSRARNTFVDVFKPDIDTRKCKFVWLGTHQKFDDAFTFIFEKTEHGWVWAHAYQFDSDTATFIVECSEQTWAAFGFGAMTQQESIAVCERIFAKHLGGHALMTNANHIRGSAWINFPRVLCERWSYKNLALMGDAAASAHFSIGSGTKLALESAVALADYVETEPDLDAAFRKYEDARRTEVLKLQSAARNSLEWFEEVERYLGLDPVQFNYSLLTRSQRISHENLRLRDAEWLGGAEEWFQRQAGAGGNRLRRAPMFAPFKLRDLRLNNRVVVSPMAQYKAVDGCPTDWHFTHYAERAKGGAGLVYIEMTCVSPQGRITPGCPGFYAPEHEVAWKRLVDFVHTETEAKICAQIGHSGAKGSTRLGWEGTDVPLASGNWPIMAASAVAWSPENQVPKAMDRADMDLVRDQFVASAEMADRCGFDMLEIHAAHGYLLSSFITPVTNRRTDAYGGSLENRMRYPLEIFHAVRAAWPAQKPISMRISANDWVGIEGVTPADAVEIARLLHEAGVDICDVSAGQTSALAKPVYGRMFQTPFSDRIRNEVGMATMAVGNIYEPDHVNSILMAGRADLVALARPHLADPYWTLHAAVTLGDRAVKWPDPYLPGRDQLYRLAERDAAAGLKV; this is encoded by the coding sequence ATGAAGGTTGCGGTTCTCGGCGGCGGACCAGCCGGCCTCTACTTTGCCATTTCGATGAAGCTCCGGGACGCCGCCCACGATGTGACGGTGTTCGAGCGCAACCGCGCCGACGACACATTCGGCTGGGGCGTGGTGCTGTCGGCCGAAACGCTTGAGAATCTCGCGAAGAACGATCCAGTCAGCGCCGTCTGGATCAAGAAGCATTTTGCCTATTGGGACGACATTGCCGTCATTCATGACGGCGTGCGCACGGTCTCGTCAGGCCACGGCTTCTGCGGCATCGGCCGCAAGCGGCTGTTGATCCTGCTGCAGCGCCGCGCCCGCGAACTCGGCGTCAAGCTGATGTTCGAGACCGATATCGCCGATCCCCGCCCCTATATGGAGACGCATGATCTGGTCGTCGCCGCCGACGGGCTGAACTCCAGGGCGCGCAACACCTTCGTCGACGTCTTCAAACCCGATATCGACACCCGCAAATGCAAGTTCGTCTGGCTCGGCACCCACCAGAAATTCGACGACGCCTTCACCTTCATCTTCGAGAAGACCGAGCATGGCTGGGTGTGGGCGCACGCCTACCAGTTCGACAGCGACACCGCGACCTTCATCGTCGAGTGCAGCGAACAGACCTGGGCTGCCTTCGGCTTCGGCGCGATGACGCAGCAGGAATCCATCGCGGTGTGCGAACGCATCTTCGCCAAGCATCTCGGTGGCCATGCGCTTATGACCAATGCCAACCATATCAGGGGTTCGGCCTGGATCAATTTCCCGCGCGTGCTTTGCGAGCGCTGGTCGTATAAGAACCTGGCACTGATGGGCGATGCCGCCGCATCGGCGCATTTCTCGATCGGCTCAGGCACCAAGCTGGCGCTGGAAAGTGCCGTGGCGCTGGCCGACTATGTCGAAACCGAGCCGGATCTCGACGCGGCGTTCCGTAAATATGAGGACGCCCGCCGCACCGAGGTGCTGAAGCTGCAATCGGCGGCGCGTAATTCGCTCGAATGGTTCGAGGAGGTCGAGCGCTATCTCGGCCTCGACCCGGTGCAGTTCAACTATTCGCTGCTGACCCGCTCGCAGCGCATCAGCCACGAGAATTTGCGGCTGCGCGATGCCGAATGGCTGGGCGGCGCCGAGGAATGGTTCCAGCGCCAGGCGGGTGCCGGCGGCAACAGGCTGCGCCGGGCGCCGATGTTCGCGCCCTTCAAGCTGCGCGACCTCAGGCTCAACAACCGCGTCGTCGTCTCGCCGATGGCGCAGTACAAGGCCGTCGACGGCTGCCCGACCGACTGGCATTTCACCCATTATGCCGAGCGCGCCAAGGGCGGCGCCGGCCTCGTCTATATCGAGATGACCTGCGTCAGCCCGCAAGGGCGCATCACACCCGGATGCCCCGGCTTCTACGCGCCTGAGCACGAGGTGGCGTGGAAGCGGCTGGTCGACTTTGTCCATACCGAGACCGAGGCGAAGATCTGCGCTCAGATCGGCCATTCCGGTGCCAAGGGTTCGACCCGGCTGGGTTGGGAAGGCACCGACGTGCCGCTGGCCTCGGGCAACTGGCCGATCATGGCCGCATCGGCCGTCGCATGGTCGCCCGAAAACCAGGTCCCGAAGGCGATGGACCGAGCCGACATGGATCTGGTGCGCGACCAGTTCGTGGCTTCTGCCGAGATGGCTGATCGCTGCGGCTTCGATATGCTGGAGATCCACGCCGCGCACGGCTATCTCCTGTCGTCCTTCATCACGCCGGTCACCAACCGGCGCACGGACGCCTATGGCGGTTCGCTTGAGAACCGCATGCGCTATCCCCTTGAAATCTTCCACGCGGTGCGCGCCGCCTGGCCGGCACAAAAGCCGATCTCGATGCGCATCTCGGCCAATGACTGGGTCGGCATCGAAGGCGTGACACCGGCCGATGCGGTCGAGATCGCGCGGCTGCTGCATGAAGCTGGCGTCGACATATGCGACGTCTCGGCCGGCCAGACTTCGGCACTGGCAAAGCCGGTCTACGGCCGCATGTTCCAGACGCCTTTTTCCGACCGCATCCGCAACGAGGTCGGCATGGCGACGATGGCGGTCGGCAACATCTACGAGCCGGACCATGTCAATTCGATCCTGATGGCCGGCCGCGCCGACCTGGTGGCGCTGGCACGGCCGCATCTTGCCGACCCCTACTGGACGCTGCATGCGGCAGTGACGCTTGGTGACCGCGCCGTCAAATGGCCCGATCCCTACCTGCCCGGGCGCGACCAGCTCTATCGTCTGGCGGAGCGCGATGCGGCAGCGGGGCTGAAAGTATGA